Proteins from a single region of Halorubrum sp. 2020YC2:
- a CDS encoding UPF0179 family protein — protein MTTVTLIGTRLADVGREFVYEGESADCEGCPYRGQCLNLSEGTRYRVTGIRENAQTLDCAVHDAGVRAVEVEPASVPANVPSKRAYAGSKASLAGPCPHTECPSHGYCVPDGADFDEERVIDQVLGEPPHETCALDRELTLVEFRAEE, from the coding sequence ATGACCACGGTCACGCTTATCGGGACGCGGCTCGCGGACGTGGGCCGCGAGTTCGTCTACGAGGGGGAATCGGCCGACTGCGAGGGGTGTCCCTACCGCGGCCAGTGCCTCAACCTCTCCGAGGGCACCCGCTACCGGGTGACCGGCATCCGCGAGAACGCGCAGACGCTCGACTGCGCCGTCCACGACGCGGGCGTCCGCGCGGTCGAGGTCGAGCCGGCGTCGGTCCCCGCGAACGTCCCCTCGAAGCGCGCGTACGCCGGCAGCAAGGCGTCGCTCGCTGGCCCCTGCCCGCACACCGAGTGTCCGAGCCACGGCTACTGCGTCCCCGACGGCGCCGACTTCGACGAGGAGCGCGTCATCGATCAGGTGCTCGGCGAGCCGCCGCACGAGACCTGCGCGCTCGACCGCGAGCTGACGCTCGTGGAGTTCCGCGCGGAGGAGTAG
- a CDS encoding nucleoside phosphorylase: MAKQPHLLVEEGDVHDIAVIPGDPGRVDRIADRCDDSEVVAQNREYKVVNASYEGTDLTICSTGIGCPSAAIAVEELSRVGVETFVRCGTCGALQPDMEVGDMVVATGAAKEEGTSKRYEDEVYPAVPDYDVLTGLVEAAEDNGEEIHVGPIVSDDAFYNESDEYVDDWNDANLLAIEMEAATVFSLARRKGLAAGAICTVDGNLVAGSQKGADSDDELPEKAKDNVERAIRITLNAVASL, translated from the coding sequence ATGGCGAAACAGCCGCACCTGCTGGTCGAGGAGGGCGACGTACACGACATCGCGGTCATCCCGGGCGACCCCGGCCGCGTCGACCGGATCGCGGACCGCTGTGACGACAGCGAGGTCGTCGCGCAGAACCGCGAGTACAAGGTCGTCAACGCGAGCTACGAGGGGACCGACCTCACGATCTGCTCGACCGGGATCGGCTGCCCGTCGGCCGCCATCGCCGTCGAGGAGCTCTCGCGGGTCGGCGTCGAGACGTTCGTCCGGTGTGGCACCTGCGGGGCGCTCCAGCCCGACATGGAGGTGGGCGATATGGTCGTCGCGACGGGCGCGGCCAAGGAGGAGGGGACGAGCAAGCGCTACGAGGATGAAGTGTACCCGGCCGTCCCGGACTACGACGTGCTCACGGGGCTGGTCGAGGCGGCCGAGGACAACGGCGAGGAGATCCACGTCGGGCCGATCGTCTCGGACGACGCGTTCTACAACGAGAGCGACGAGTACGTCGACGACTGGAACGACGCCAACCTGCTCGCGATCGAGATGGAGGCCGCGACCGTCTTCTCGCTCGCGCGCCGCAAGGGGCTCGCGGCGGGCGCCATCTGTACCGTCGACGGCAACCTCGTCGCGGGGTCACAGAAGGGCGCGGACTCCGACGACGAACTGCCGGAGAAGGCGAAGGACAACGTCGAGCGCGCGATCCGGATCACGCTGAACGCGGTCGCGTCGCTGTAG